The DNA region CCTCATTTTACTATTCTAAGACTCACATATCTAATatcaaaagaaaaaaaaaaaaaaaaaaagttaattgaatataatataagggtttatagaaaaaaaaaatatatatatatatataaaataaatatataaaatttttttatatataacaataaaaaaataaatgggtgataaacaaataaaaattaataaaaataaatcaatTAAAGTAAAGAGTAATATTTAAACTTCAcatgaaataatataaataaatatatatatatatatatatatatatatatttttgcATTTCATTGCACCCCATTTGGTGtcaattttatataatattaatagtacTCATAATTTTCCTGAAGGAACTTGTGGTTTAATAATTCGGCGGGGGATGGTCGAAGTGTTGGATCTATTTGTAATATGGAATATAAGAAATCACAAAACAATTCATgtttaattattttatacaagggtaaacatttttttacatGTTTAATAGAATTGACACTAGATGCATTTTCTGGCCAAGCTAATTTCAACTCATctttatttacatatttgGATCCATTTGTTTTGGTTGCTTcatataacatttttttgGGTATAGGTTGAATAATACTTTCCATCATAGCGAGATGTTCCATATGTTCATGTGTtctaaataataaagaacCCGTATATAATTCAGCCAGAACACAACCAAAACTCCACATATCACTAGATACATCCCAACCcaaatttaatataacTTCAGGAGCTCTATATTGTCTAGTATTAATAATAGAACCATGATAATCACTTTTAAATGTTGCACAACCAAAATCAATTAATTTAATACCAGTTGATTTGGTTCTATaaatttgtattttttttccatcAGTAACTCTTCTAACAGTTATTAATgatttttcaaaatatggatcatctaataaaatattttcagGTTTTAAATCTGTATGTGTTAAAGACATTTTACgtaaataatttaaagcttttaatatttctatacaatataatttaatatcTTCAATATGAAATCCgttataattattctttgtaataatttcatataatGATGGACCTAATGGTTCAAATATTAAACACATATGGTCataatacataaatttCCCATGATATttaacaatattattatttttaatatcatcattttgtattttttttaaaatatctGCTTCAATTTTAGCTGATCGTgtatatttctttatatttcGAACAACCTTTACAgcataatattttttattatctatatGTTGACATAATAAAACTCTACCAAATGTGCCATCTCCCATTTTTCTTATAACTAAAAAGCAATTATTTAATAGCATACCTTTTTTCCAACTAAAATGAACAATTTCATCATCTGATTCattattttccttttttttttttttctttttcctttcttttttatcttcAGTATCGGTTGTGTTCGTCCTATTTCttttatgtgtatatttttttctagAATAATTATCCGAAGATGTTCTAGAAATAGATCTATTATTTGAATCTTTATCATAATTGTCTACATGCaactttttcttttgtttaTAATAGCTACTTTTATTTGAAAACCCACTTTTATTACTATCACTGATATATTCTTTATCTCTTTTTCTATTTCTTAATGGGACATgattatttgatatattcgaattttttttatttatatcatttaaataacaattattattaatatgatgattagtttcatttgtttttaatGAATCATAAACTTTGGCTTCATtggaatattttttttttttcctctTTTTTACTTCTCTTTCAACGTCATCATAATTTATACTGctatgattattattattattaaaggaaatttttttcctcTCATAATATTCTTGtttatattcttcatcTCCATAATCATACTTGTCATCATACTTGTTGTAATATTTGCCCTCATAACTATAAAGTTGATCCGTCTTTTTATTCTCATAATTCATCTTCGATTTTATGGAATTGTCATCCCTCGTAAAATTACTCctctttttatatttatgcAAGGAACCTGAGGGTTGATATAGATCTTTAGATGTATTATTGTTTTCCCATCTTGAGATggatttatttttatttccatTATGATATCTATAAATGTTATGTCTACTACTATacttcattttttttgacTTTTCCAAATTATAGgtattataatttttactTCTAGATCTACTTCTAAAGCTGCACTTGGCATAATGCAacctttttttatttaaacTGGAACCATCATTTATTAAGtaatattcattattatatattatattaccTTGTCCAAAATGAGTATCAAAATTTCTTCTATCAgtatatattctttttttataagaataataatttcttttcCTTGATAgattataattattaatatatttattcttatgATCTTCATTATATCTTGACTCCACAAACATTTTGTTATAACGCTTTTGTTCCCTAtcataaattttttttacagAGGAATAACtagatttatttttgtaatCATAGT from Plasmodium gaboni strain SY75 chromosome 14, whole genome shotgun sequence includes:
- a CDS encoding protein serine/threonine kinase-1; the protein is MTELNIIDNNEKHSKYKLYKYCRNYINDFKNKYMMGYSTNLYKNSPNKYYYDIRNNNNNSGYYYNNYNNGYQLRNKRNRSFETVSNSKNKHKFSKKYKYNNEPHESFRDYDYKNKSSYSSVKKIYDREQKRYNKMFVESRYNEDHKNKYINNYNLSRKRNYYSYKKRIYTDRRNFDTHFGQGNIIYNNEYYLINDGSSLNKKRLHYAKCSFRSRSRSKNYNTYNLEKSKKMKYSSRHNIYRYHNGNKNKSISRWENNNTSKDLYQPSGSLHKYKKRSNFTRDDNSIKSKMNYENKKTDQLYSYEGKYYNKYDDKYDYGDEEYKQEYYERKKISFNNNNNHSSINYDDVEREVKKRKKKKYSNEAKVYDSLKTNETNHHINNNCYLNDINKKNSNISNNHVPLRNRKRDKEYISDSNKSGFSNKSSYYKQKKKLHVDNYDKDSNNRSISRTSSDNYSRKKYTHKRNRTNTTDTEDKKERKKKKKKKENNESDDEIVHFSWKKGMLLNNCFLVIRKMGDGTFGRVLLCQHIDNKKYYAVKVVRNIKKYTRSAKIEADILKKIQNDDIKNNNIVKYHGKFMYYDHMCLIFEPLGPSLYEIITKNNYNGFHIEDIKLYCIEILKALNYLRKMSLTHTDLKPENILLDDPYFEKSLITVRRVTDGKKIQIYRTKSTGIKLIDFGCATFKSDYHGSIINTRQYRAPEVILNLGWDVSSDMWSFGCVLAELYTGSLLFRTHEHMEHLAMMESIIQPIPKKMLYEATKTNGSKYVNKDELKLAWPENASSVNSIKHVKKCLPLYKIIKHELFCDFLYSILQIDPTLRPSPAELLNHKFLQENYEYY